The proteins below come from a single Burkholderia contaminans genomic window:
- a CDS encoding DUF4148 domain-containing protein, whose amino-acid sequence MKTAKLAALFVTATLSLGMATQGAFAQTQTQGKTRTQVVNELKQAQHDGVVPVSKTQYPPTGELVARNKELHGISVHGGEKKPQTDNHDNLTAQR is encoded by the coding sequence ATGAAAACCGCAAAACTCGCAGCACTGTTCGTCACCGCCACGCTGTCGCTCGGCATGGCCACGCAGGGCGCATTCGCGCAGACGCAAACGCAGGGCAAGACCCGCACGCAGGTTGTCAATGAACTGAAGCAGGCGCAGCACGACGGCGTCGTGCCGGTGAGCAAGACGCAGTACCCGCCGACCGGCGAGCTCGTCGCGCGCAACAAGGAGCTGCATGGAATTTCGGTGCATGGCGGCGAGAAGAAGCCGCAGACCGACAACCACGACAACCTGACCGCGCAGAGATGA
- a CDS encoding ZIP family metal transporter → MTPTAKLALLTLPPLLAACFGALAAAWRSPGPKTSSVIQHFTGGIVFAAAALELLPQDRAHALFPVVVGFVLGIALMLAVRALSGAIETRFEAARLPVSLIVVTAIDLVIDGLVLGIAFSASDESGIILTVALTLEVLFLALSVSAALAAAGIGRLLSIVVPVGLAALLSIAAVAGNAAFAGLPSNLYAALLGLGTVALLYLVTEELLVEAHEVPETPFATAAFFIGFIAFFLIEGSVKAG, encoded by the coding sequence ATGACACCGACCGCGAAGCTCGCGCTGCTCACGTTACCGCCCTTGCTGGCGGCCTGTTTCGGTGCCCTCGCGGCCGCATGGCGCTCACCCGGCCCGAAAACTTCCAGCGTCATCCAGCATTTCACCGGCGGCATCGTGTTCGCGGCCGCCGCACTCGAGCTGCTGCCGCAGGACCGCGCGCACGCGCTGTTTCCGGTCGTCGTCGGCTTCGTGCTCGGCATCGCACTGATGCTCGCGGTCCGCGCGCTGTCGGGCGCGATCGAGACGCGCTTCGAAGCGGCGCGGCTGCCCGTGAGCCTCATCGTCGTCACCGCGATCGACCTCGTCATCGACGGTCTCGTACTCGGGATCGCGTTCTCCGCGAGCGACGAAAGCGGGATCATCCTGACCGTCGCGCTGACGCTCGAGGTGCTGTTCCTCGCGCTGTCGGTCAGCGCGGCGCTCGCGGCCGCGGGCATCGGCCGCCTGCTGTCGATCGTCGTACCGGTCGGGCTCGCGGCGCTGCTGAGCATCGCGGCCGTGGCCGGCAACGCCGCGTTCGCCGGACTTCCTTCCAACCTCTACGCAGCGCTGCTCGGGCTGGGTACCGTCGCGCTGCTGTACCTCGTCACCGAAGAACTGCTGGTCGAAGCGCACGAGGTACCTGAGACACCGTTCGCAACGGCCGCGTTCTTCATCGGCTTCATCGCGTTCTTCCTGATCGAGGGATCGGTGAAGGCAGGATAA
- a CDS encoding slipin family protein — protein sequence MWMRHVVKKNERALLMNEGDFVKVLEPGVFKAFDPFKRLSVQTARLDAPLADAALADYLRHDAPDVLAQHFVAMDLADDEAGLRYEDDVLVEILAPGTRRLYWRGLTAHRLERVDLAQDSMLPAALVKRIAQPALRARGVAGLTGVLLAQVPAYHVGVLKIDGKIERLLDAGVAAFWRFNRDVAVELVDLRLQAIEVGGQEILTRDKVALRLNLSATWCYADVLHAFGQLQKPVEHLYRELQFALRSAVGTRSLDELLEDKQSIDDVVIAQVRARLGHSGVDVRSVGVKDIVLPGDMKTILAQVVEAEKSAQANVIRRREETAATRSLLNTAKVMEENPTALRLKELETLERVAERIDRISVFGGLDQVLNGLVSIKGA from the coding sequence ATGTGGATGCGACATGTAGTGAAGAAGAACGAACGCGCGCTGCTGATGAATGAGGGCGATTTCGTGAAGGTGCTGGAACCGGGCGTGTTCAAGGCCTTCGATCCGTTCAAGCGTTTGTCGGTGCAGACCGCGCGTCTCGACGCGCCGCTCGCCGACGCGGCACTGGCCGACTACCTGCGTCACGACGCGCCGGACGTGCTCGCGCAGCACTTCGTCGCGATGGATCTCGCCGACGATGAAGCGGGCCTGCGCTACGAAGACGACGTGCTCGTCGAGATCCTGGCGCCGGGCACGCGCCGGCTGTACTGGCGCGGCCTGACCGCGCACCGTCTGGAACGCGTCGATCTCGCGCAGGACAGCATGCTGCCGGCCGCGCTCGTGAAGCGCATCGCGCAACCGGCGCTGCGTGCGCGCGGCGTGGCGGGCCTGACGGGCGTGCTGCTGGCGCAGGTGCCGGCGTACCACGTCGGCGTGCTGAAGATCGACGGCAAGATCGAGCGGTTGCTGGACGCGGGCGTGGCAGCGTTCTGGCGCTTCAACCGCGACGTCGCGGTCGAGCTCGTCGACCTGCGTTTGCAGGCGATCGAGGTCGGCGGACAGGAAATCCTGACGCGCGACAAGGTCGCGCTGCGGCTGAACCTGTCGGCGACGTGGTGCTATGCGGACGTGCTGCATGCTTTCGGCCAGTTGCAGAAGCCGGTCGAACACCTGTATCGCGAGCTGCAGTTCGCACTGCGATCGGCCGTCGGCACGCGCTCGCTCGACGAACTGCTGGAGGACAAGCAGTCGATCGACGACGTCGTGATCGCGCAGGTGCGTGCCCGCCTCGGCCATTCCGGCGTGGACGTGCGCAGCGTCGGCGTGAAGGATATCGTGCTGCCGGGCGACATGAAGACGATCCTCGCGCAGGTGGTCGAAGCGGAGAAATCCGCGCAGGCGAACGTGATTCGCCGCCGCGAGGAAACGGCGGCCACGCGTTCGCTGTTGAACACCGCGAAGGTGATGGAAGAAAACCCGACCGCGCTGCGGCTCAAGGAGCTGGAAACGCTCGAGCGCGTCGCGGAACGGATCGACCGCATCTCGGTGTTCGGCGGTCTAGACCAGGTGCTGAACGGACTCGTCAGCATCAAGGGCGCGTAA
- a CDS encoding O-acetylhomoserine aminocarboxypropyltransferase/cysteine synthase family protein — MTDQAASNWRLETIAVHGGYRPDPTTRAVAVPIYQTVAYAFDDTQHGADLFDLKVQGNIYTRIMNPTTDVLEQRIAALEGGIGALALASGQSAVTYAIQTIAEAGDNIVSASSLYGGTYNLFAHTLPQYGITTRFADPRDPASFEPLIDARTKAIFAESVGNPLGNVTDIAALAEVAHRHGIPLIVDNTVPSPYLLRPFEHGADIVVHSLTKYLGGHGTSLGGAIVDSGKFPWAEHADRFKRLNEPDVSYHGVVYTEAFGPAAYIGRARVVPLRNMGAAISPFNAFQILQGIETLALRIERISDNALKIAQHLARHENVEWVNYAGLPDHPDHPLVARYLSGRAPGILTFGVKGGRDGGAKFQDALKLFTRLVNIGDTKSLATHPASTTHRQLSPAELAKAGVKEETVRLSIGIEHIDDLLADLDQALAQL; from the coding sequence ATGACCGATCAGGCCGCATCGAACTGGCGCCTCGAAACCATCGCCGTGCACGGCGGTTATCGTCCCGACCCGACCACGCGCGCGGTCGCCGTACCGATCTACCAGACCGTTGCGTACGCATTCGACGACACGCAGCACGGCGCCGACCTGTTCGACCTGAAGGTCCAGGGCAACATCTACACGCGGATCATGAACCCGACGACGGACGTGCTCGAGCAGCGCATCGCCGCGCTCGAGGGCGGCATCGGCGCGCTGGCGCTCGCATCGGGGCAATCGGCCGTCACGTACGCGATCCAGACGATCGCCGAAGCCGGCGACAACATCGTGTCCGCGAGTTCGCTGTACGGCGGCACCTACAACCTGTTCGCGCATACGCTGCCGCAATACGGGATCACGACGCGCTTCGCCGATCCGCGCGACCCCGCGTCGTTCGAGCCGCTGATCGACGCGCGCACGAAGGCGATCTTCGCGGAATCGGTCGGTAACCCGCTCGGCAACGTCACCGACATCGCCGCGCTCGCGGAAGTCGCGCATCGCCACGGCATCCCGCTGATCGTCGACAACACGGTGCCGTCGCCGTACCTGTTGCGCCCGTTCGAGCACGGCGCGGATATCGTCGTGCACTCGCTGACGAAGTATCTCGGCGGCCACGGCACGAGCCTCGGCGGCGCGATCGTCGATTCGGGCAAGTTCCCGTGGGCCGAGCATGCGGACCGCTTCAAGCGGCTGAACGAACCCGACGTCAGCTATCACGGTGTCGTCTACACGGAAGCGTTCGGGCCGGCTGCGTATATCGGCCGCGCACGCGTGGTGCCGCTGCGCAACATGGGCGCGGCCATTTCACCGTTCAATGCGTTCCAGATCCTGCAGGGCATCGAGACGCTGGCGCTGCGCATCGAGCGGATCAGCGACAACGCGCTGAAGATCGCGCAGCATCTCGCGCGCCACGAAAACGTCGAATGGGTGAACTACGCGGGCCTGCCCGATCACCCGGACCATCCGCTCGTCGCGCGCTACCTGTCGGGCCGCGCACCGGGCATCCTGACGTTCGGCGTGAAGGGCGGCCGCGACGGCGGCGCGAAGTTCCAGGACGCGCTGAAGCTGTTCACGCGGCTCGTCAACATCGGCGACACGAAGTCGCTCGCCACGCACCCGGCATCGACGACGCACCGGCAACTGTCGCCGGCCGAACTCGCGAAGGCCGGGGTGAAGGAAGAAACGGTGCGGCTGTCGATCGGCATCGAGCATATCGACGACCTGCTCGCCGATCTCGACCAGGCGCTCGCGCAGCTTTGA
- a CDS encoding RtcB family protein: MSELDYQVMELANGKPVKMWTQGVAVEDEARAQLRNTAQMPFIFSHVAVMPDVHLGKGSTIGSVIPTKGAIIPAAVGVDIGCGMMAAGTTLTASDLPDSLAGLRSAIERAVPHGRAPGRRDPGAWGDRTPAAVTESWKSLQPGFQRIVDKYPKLEKTNHYAHLGTLGTGNHFIEVCVDEADHVWFMLHSGSRGVGNAIGSLFIELAQADMRQHIANLPDRNLAYFTEGSRHFDDYVEAVGWAQDYARRNRQAMMDAVIGAARGVIAKPFSVDEHAVNCHHNYVQRERHFGEDVLVTRKGAVSAQKGQLGIIPGSMGAKSFIVRGLGNPDSFCSCSHGAGRTMSRTEAKRRFTVDDQVKATQGVECRKDSGVVDEIPMAYKDIDAVMAAQRSLVEVVHTLRQVVCVKG; encoded by the coding sequence ATGAGTGAATTGGATTACCAGGTGATGGAACTGGCGAACGGCAAGCCGGTGAAGATGTGGACGCAAGGCGTGGCCGTTGAAGACGAAGCGCGCGCGCAACTGCGCAACACCGCGCAGATGCCGTTCATCTTCAGTCACGTCGCGGTGATGCCGGACGTCCACCTCGGCAAGGGCTCGACGATCGGCAGCGTGATCCCGACGAAGGGCGCGATCATTCCGGCGGCGGTCGGCGTCGACATCGGCTGCGGGATGATGGCCGCGGGCACGACGCTGACGGCGTCCGACCTGCCGGATTCGCTCGCGGGCCTGCGCAGCGCGATCGAACGCGCGGTGCCGCACGGCCGCGCGCCGGGCCGCCGCGATCCGGGCGCGTGGGGCGACCGCACACCGGCCGCCGTGACCGAATCGTGGAAGTCGCTGCAGCCGGGCTTCCAGCGGATCGTCGACAAATATCCGAAGCTGGAAAAGACGAACCACTACGCGCATCTCGGCACGCTCGGCACCGGCAACCACTTCATCGAAGTGTGCGTCGACGAAGCGGACCACGTGTGGTTCATGCTGCACAGCGGCTCGCGCGGCGTCGGCAACGCGATCGGCAGTCTGTTCATCGAGCTCGCGCAGGCCGACATGCGGCAGCACATCGCGAACCTGCCGGATCGCAACCTCGCGTATTTCACCGAGGGCAGCCGGCACTTCGACGACTACGTCGAAGCGGTGGGCTGGGCGCAGGACTACGCGCGCCGCAACCGGCAGGCGATGATGGACGCGGTGATCGGGGCGGCACGCGGCGTGATCGCCAAACCGTTCTCGGTCGACGAACACGCGGTGAACTGCCACCACAACTACGTGCAGCGCGAACGCCACTTCGGCGAAGACGTGCTCGTGACGCGCAAGGGTGCGGTGTCGGCGCAGAAGGGGCAGCTCGGGATCATTCCGGGATCGATGGGGGCGAAGAGCTTCATCGTGCGCGGGCTCGGCAACCCGGACAGCTTCTGCTCGTGCAGCCACGGCGCGGGCCGGACGATGAGCCGCACCGAAGCGAAGCGCCGCTTCACCGTTGACGACCAGGTGAAGGCAACCCAGGGCGTCGAATGCCGGAAGGACTCGGGCGTCGTCGACGAAATCCCGATGGCCTACAAGGACATCGACGCGGTGATGGCGGCCCAGCGCAGCCTCGTCGAAGTGGTGCATACGCTGCGCCAGGTGGTGTGCGTGAAAGGATAG
- a CDS encoding O-methyltransferase, which produces MNQDQWNQVDAYFSATLVPSDDALDAALAASDAAGLPAINVAPNQGKLLQLLATIRGARRILEVGTLGGYSTIWLARALPPGGTLVTLELNPEHAKVATRNIARAGFAEVVTVVVGSAKDSLARLVDAGEAPFDFIFIDADKDNNPVYLDAALKLSWPGTVIVVDNVVRGGRVADPGNREPDVVGVRDGFARLAAAPNLTTTAVQTVGQKGWDGFSISIVGA; this is translated from the coding sequence ATGAATCAGGACCAATGGAACCAGGTGGATGCGTATTTCTCCGCGACGCTCGTGCCATCCGACGACGCGCTCGACGCCGCGCTCGCGGCGAGCGATGCGGCCGGGCTGCCCGCGATCAACGTCGCGCCGAACCAGGGCAAGCTGCTGCAACTGCTCGCGACGATCCGCGGCGCGCGCCGGATCCTCGAGGTCGGCACGCTCGGCGGCTACAGCACGATCTGGCTCGCGCGCGCGTTGCCGCCGGGCGGCACGCTCGTGACGCTCGAACTGAACCCGGAGCATGCAAAGGTCGCGACGCGGAACATCGCGCGTGCCGGGTTCGCGGAAGTCGTGACGGTGGTGGTCGGCAGTGCCAAGGATAGCCTCGCGCGGCTCGTCGATGCGGGTGAAGCGCCGTTCGATTTCATCTTCATCGATGCCGACAAGGACAACAACCCGGTCTATCTCGACGCGGCGCTGAAGCTGTCGTGGCCCGGCACGGTGATCGTCGTCGACAACGTCGTGCGCGGCGGGCGCGTGGCCGATCCGGGCAATCGCGAACCCGACGTGGTCGGCGTGCGCGACGGGTTCGCGCGTCTCGCGGCTGCACCGAACCTCACGACGACCGCCGTGCAGACGGTCGGACAGAAGGGCTGGGACGGGTTCTCGATCTCGATCGTCGGCGCGTGA
- the irlR gene encoding heavy metal response regulator transcription factor IrlR, whose product MRILIVEDEPKTGAYLRKGLTEAGYVVDWVEDGITGQHQAETEEYDLLVLDVMLPGQGGWTLLQNLRRSKSTPVLFLTARDDVGDRVKGLELGADDYLAKPFDFVELTARIKSILRRGQPRDSNTLRVADLELDLTRRKATRQGDTILLTAKEFALLWLLMRREGEILPRATIASQVWDMNFNSDTNVVDSAIRRLRSKIDDAYDPKLIHTVRGMGYVLEARGGSAA is encoded by the coding sequence ATGCGAATTCTGATTGTCGAGGATGAACCGAAGACGGGCGCGTACCTGCGCAAGGGGCTGACCGAGGCCGGCTATGTCGTCGACTGGGTCGAGGACGGCATCACGGGCCAGCATCAGGCCGAGACCGAGGAATACGACCTGCTCGTGCTCGACGTGATGCTGCCCGGCCAGGGCGGCTGGACGCTGCTGCAGAACCTGCGGCGCAGCAAGTCGACGCCCGTGCTGTTCCTCACCGCGCGCGACGATGTCGGCGATCGCGTGAAGGGGCTCGAGCTCGGCGCCGACGACTATCTCGCGAAACCGTTCGACTTCGTCGAGCTGACCGCGCGCATCAAGTCGATCCTGCGGCGCGGCCAGCCGCGCGATTCGAATACGCTGCGCGTGGCCGATCTCGAACTCGACCTCACCCGCCGCAAGGCCACCCGGCAGGGCGACACGATCCTGCTGACCGCGAAGGAGTTCGCGCTGCTGTGGCTGCTGATGCGCCGCGAGGGCGAGATCCTGCCGCGCGCGACGATCGCGTCGCAGGTGTGGGACATGAATTTCAACAGCGACACGAACGTCGTCGATTCGGCGATCCGGCGCCTGCGCTCGAAGATCGACGACGCGTACGACCCGAAGCTGATCCACACCGTGCGCGGCATGGGCTACGTGCTCGAGGCGCGCGGCGGCAGCGCGGCATGA
- a CDS encoding DUF1176 domain-containing protein — MSHRLSLAIATLLAVSPLVAQARPLARPPVERDFKNWSVVCDNGNRCIAESHADDIDDARTRLILRVTRDAGPDAQASLDLYTSAPLDLRTARMDGRPFDAMAAQWHAFGGKPDDDDAHPFRIRTNDPATVAAWLTASRNAQLLSFGDPASAQTARTPLTGLNAALLLIDDTQGRVGTVTALLRPGTRPASSVPAAPALPPAVTPAPAVADLSAAEQRPLVDAVLAKFGGDVKQCAADVEDEMSASDRRKASRAVAISADEALVAIPCQTSSMYNHTDLWYRARRTAPFTPTAMNFGENANAGLDSASFANELTEAGYDSASATLSSKVRLRSAGDCGSTASWIFDGRRFVLGDIATHGTCNGLFDDQWPRLYRRADAAGNR, encoded by the coding sequence ATGTCGCACCGCCTTTCGCTCGCCATCGCCACCCTCCTCGCCGTTTCCCCGCTCGTCGCCCAGGCTCGTCCGCTTGCGCGGCCGCCGGTCGAGCGCGATTTCAAGAACTGGTCGGTCGTCTGCGACAACGGCAACCGTTGCATTGCCGAAAGCCACGCCGACGATATCGACGACGCACGCACCCGGCTCATCCTGCGCGTGACGCGCGATGCGGGCCCGGACGCACAGGCCTCGCTCGACCTCTACACGTCGGCGCCGCTGGACCTGCGCACCGCACGCATGGATGGCCGCCCGTTCGATGCCATGGCGGCCCAATGGCATGCATTCGGCGGCAAGCCGGACGATGACGACGCGCATCCATTCCGGATCCGCACCAACGATCCGGCAACGGTTGCGGCATGGCTCACCGCTTCGCGCAATGCGCAGTTGCTGAGCTTCGGCGATCCGGCGTCGGCGCAAACCGCCCGCACGCCGTTGACGGGATTGAATGCCGCGCTGCTGTTGATCGACGACACGCAGGGCCGGGTCGGCACCGTCACCGCGCTGCTGCGCCCGGGCACCCGGCCCGCGTCGTCGGTACCGGCCGCACCGGCACTGCCGCCCGCCGTCACGCCGGCACCGGCCGTCGCGGATCTGTCGGCCGCCGAGCAACGCCCGCTCGTCGACGCGGTGCTTGCGAAGTTCGGCGGTGACGTGAAGCAATGTGCGGCCGACGTCGAAGACGAAATGTCGGCGAGCGATCGCCGGAAGGCATCGCGCGCCGTGGCGATCTCCGCCGACGAGGCACTGGTTGCGATACCGTGCCAGACCAGCAGCATGTATAACCACACCGACCTGTGGTATCGCGCGCGACGGACGGCACCCTTCACGCCGACGGCGATGAATTTCGGCGAGAACGCGAACGCGGGGCTCGATTCGGCGTCGTTCGCGAACGAACTGACCGAGGCCGGCTACGATTCTGCCAGCGCGACGTTGTCGAGCAAGGTGAGGCTGCGCAGTGCCGGTGATTGCGGCTCGACCGCGTCATGGATCTTCGACGGCCGGCGCTTCGTGCTCGGCGACATCGCGACGCACGGCACCTGCAACGGCCTGTTCGACGATCAGTGGCCACGCCTGTATCGACGGGCCGATGCGGCAGGAAACCGCTGA
- a CDS encoding porin → MKTPVRLAMMSGALLATAHAAHASEVTLYGLFDTSLTYVWNANADGRNLVGLGNGNLLGNRFGVKGSEDLGGGLKAIFTLENGFNPNTGALGQGNRMFGRQAFVGLESARWGALTLGRQYDALADVAWPVTGDFYFGSVYATPGDVDNYDTSSRTDNAVKYTSPVINGLQFVGMYALGGVAGKSGAGQTWSAGLSYSNGPVDVAGGYYYAANRSSLANGIRTGWNGTSDGTFDGSLVNGGYISAKSIGIARGALRYNFAPFAIGIDYSNALYKADAMSAFRSTQKYDTARGFFNYQATPSLLVGVGYSYTRARGDTGATYHQVSAGADYVLSKRTDLYAVGAWQRANGEQRTLDGGTQTAQASIGSYGYGGTRTQGIVNLGLRHRF, encoded by the coding sequence ATGAAAACTCCAGTTCGGCTCGCCATGATGTCGGGTGCGCTGCTCGCGACCGCTCACGCGGCCCACGCATCGGAAGTCACGTTATACGGCCTGTTCGATACGTCGCTGACGTACGTATGGAACGCCAACGCGGACGGCAGGAATCTCGTCGGCCTCGGCAACGGCAATCTGCTCGGCAACCGCTTCGGGGTGAAGGGCTCGGAAGATCTCGGCGGCGGGCTGAAAGCGATCTTCACGCTGGAAAACGGCTTCAACCCGAACACCGGCGCGCTCGGGCAGGGCAACCGGATGTTCGGCCGCCAGGCATTCGTCGGCCTCGAAAGCGCACGCTGGGGCGCGCTGACGCTCGGTCGCCAGTACGATGCACTCGCGGATGTCGCGTGGCCGGTCACCGGCGACTTCTACTTCGGCAGTGTCTACGCGACGCCGGGCGACGTCGACAACTACGACACGTCGTCGCGCACCGACAACGCGGTGAAATACACGTCGCCCGTGATCAACGGACTCCAGTTTGTCGGCATGTATGCGCTCGGCGGCGTGGCCGGCAAGAGCGGCGCCGGGCAAACCTGGTCGGCCGGCCTGTCGTACAGCAACGGCCCGGTCGACGTGGCGGGCGGCTACTACTACGCGGCCAACCGTTCCTCGCTCGCCAACGGCATCCGGACCGGCTGGAACGGCACGTCCGACGGCACGTTCGACGGGTCGCTGGTCAACGGCGGCTACATCTCCGCGAAATCAATCGGCATCGCGCGCGGCGCATTACGCTACAACTTCGCGCCGTTCGCGATCGGCATCGACTACAGCAACGCGCTGTACAAGGCCGATGCGATGTCCGCGTTCCGCAGCACGCAGAAGTACGACACCGCGCGCGGCTTCTTCAACTACCAGGCGACGCCCAGCCTGCTCGTCGGCGTCGGCTACAGCTACACGCGCGCCCGTGGCGATACGGGCGCAACCTACCATCAGGTGTCCGCCGGCGCCGACTACGTGCTGTCGAAGCGCACCGATCTCTATGCAGTCGGCGCATGGCAACGCGCGAACGGGGAGCAGCGCACGCTCGACGGCGGTACGCAAACGGCGCAGGCGTCGATCGGCTCGTATGGCTACGGCGGAACGCGCACGCAGGGTATCGTCAATCTCGGGTTGCGCCACCGGTTCTGA
- a CDS encoding nucleotidyltransferase domain-containing protein — MKTEKLTAVRSAHPVDPAVRARVMAELEEVERRHDVSVLFACESGSRGWGFASPDSDYDVRFVYAHKRDWYLSVESQRDVIERPLDDELDVSGWELRKALQLLRRSNPTLLEWLDSPVVYREDARWAPRLRSLASAFFSPVRGRHHYLAMAKKNFRGYLQGDTVRYKKYLYVLRPLLAVRWIDAGLGMPPMRFVDLVDGTVHEPAARAELDALLALKMSANESEYGPRRPAIHALVETMLADAEHDREYKRPWGDVAMLDAFLRDVVDGR; from the coding sequence ATGAAAACGGAAAAATTGACGGCCGTGCGCAGCGCACATCCGGTCGACCCGGCCGTGCGGGCACGCGTGATGGCGGAGCTTGAGGAAGTAGAGCGCCGCCACGACGTGAGCGTGCTTTTCGCGTGCGAATCGGGCAGCCGCGGCTGGGGGTTCGCATCGCCGGACAGCGATTACGACGTGCGCTTCGTGTATGCACACAAGCGCGACTGGTACCTGAGCGTCGAGTCGCAACGCGACGTGATCGAGCGGCCGCTCGACGACGAGCTCGACGTCAGCGGCTGGGAACTGCGCAAGGCGCTGCAACTGCTGCGCCGCTCGAACCCGACGCTGCTCGAATGGCTCGACTCGCCCGTCGTGTATCGCGAAGACGCGCGCTGGGCGCCGCGGCTCAGGTCGCTCGCGTCGGCGTTCTTCTCGCCGGTGCGCGGGCGTCACCACTACCTCGCGATGGCGAAGAAGAACTTTCGCGGCTATCTGCAAGGCGACACGGTGCGTTACAAGAAGTACCTGTACGTGCTGCGGCCGCTGCTCGCGGTGCGCTGGATCGACGCGGGGCTCGGGATGCCGCCGATGCGCTTCGTGGATCTCGTCGACGGCACCGTGCACGAGCCGGCGGCGCGCGCGGAACTCGACGCGTTGCTCGCGCTGAAGATGAGCGCGAACGAAAGCGAGTACGGGCCGCGCCGGCCGGCGATCCACGCGCTCGTCGAGACGATGCTCGCCGATGCCGAGCACGATCGCGAATACAAGCGGCCGTGGGGCGACGTGGCGATGCTCGATGCGTTCCTGCGCGACGTGGTCGACGGACGATGA
- a CDS encoding heavy metal sensor histidine kinase — MIARLLPRTLRGRLTALIILSTSVILASSGVALYEALSNRVDTTAAEQMAGISAALGAHLAEARSTADVARNIDIWIDQLHGHPNMDLAIFDATGARLVGTPGFRPYGPLMSLDAGRVPVGVAPPGTRHQYLVTNVPLAGAGTGAPVVRVVVQYDRSADMLLLRTHAYTIVVIEVFGVVLAAAIAYGIAALGLSPLRRFAARAEQMSTSRLAHPLPALDTAGELKELEHAFNGMLERLNESFTRLSQFSSNLAHDMRTPLTNLQAAAQVVLSQPRSADEYRNVIESSIDEYQRLSRMIEDMLFLARSEQAGTSISVRRLDASEEAGRVAGYYEPLAEDAGVTVKVDGHAWVDADLTLYQRALSNLLSNALAYAPRGSIVTIDCVEQGGATTIAVSDTGPGIEARHVGRIFERFYRVDPSRHNSAQGTGLGLAIVRSIMDNHGGECGVDSDPGRRTTFWLRFPRRPAEPIRPAAIHT, encoded by the coding sequence ATGATCGCGCGCCTGCTGCCGCGCACGTTGCGCGGACGCCTGACCGCGCTGATCATCCTGTCGACGTCGGTGATCCTCGCGTCGAGCGGCGTCGCGCTGTACGAGGCGCTGAGCAATCGCGTCGACACGACGGCGGCCGAGCAGATGGCCGGCATATCCGCCGCGTTGGGTGCGCATCTGGCCGAAGCACGCTCGACGGCCGACGTCGCGCGCAACATCGACATCTGGATCGACCAGTTGCATGGTCATCCGAACATGGATCTCGCGATCTTCGATGCCACGGGGGCGCGTCTGGTCGGCACGCCCGGCTTCCGCCCGTATGGGCCGCTGATGTCGCTGGATGCGGGACGCGTGCCGGTCGGCGTCGCGCCACCCGGCACGCGGCATCAGTATCTGGTGACGAATGTGCCGCTTGCCGGTGCGGGCACGGGTGCACCCGTGGTGCGTGTCGTGGTGCAGTACGACCGCAGCGCGGACATGCTGCTGCTGCGCACGCATGCTTATACGATCGTCGTGATCGAGGTGTTCGGCGTGGTGCTCGCGGCCGCGATCGCATACGGGATCGCGGCGCTCGGCTTGAGCCCGCTGCGGCGGTTCGCGGCGCGCGCCGAACAGATGTCGACGAGCCGGCTCGCCCATCCGCTGCCGGCGCTCGATACGGCCGGCGAGCTGAAGGAGCTCGAGCACGCGTTCAACGGCATGCTCGAGCGATTGAACGAATCGTTCACGCGGCTGAGCCAGTTCTCGTCGAATCTCGCGCACGACATGCGCACGCCGCTCACGAACCTGCAGGCGGCCGCGCAGGTCGTGCTGTCGCAGCCGCGCAGCGCGGACGAATACCGGAACGTGATCGAGTCGAGCATCGACGAATACCAGCGGTTGTCGCGGATGATCGAGGACATGCTGTTCCTCGCGCGATCGGAGCAGGCCGGCACGTCGATCAGCGTGCGGCGCCTGGATGCGTCGGAAGAGGCGGGGCGCGTCGCGGGCTATTACGAGCCGCTGGCGGAGGATGCCGGCGTGACGGTGAAGGTCGACGGCCATGCGTGGGTCGACGCGGACCTGACGCTGTACCAGCGCGCGCTGAGCAACTTGCTGTCGAATGCGCTGGCCTACGCGCCGCGCGGCAGCATCGTGACGATCGATTGCGTGGAGCAGGGCGGGGCGACGACGATCGCCGTGTCGGATACGGGGCCCGGCATCGAGGCCCGGCACGTCGGAAGGATCTTCGAGCGCTTCTATCGCGTCGATCCTTCCCGGCACAACTCGGCGCAAGGGACGGGGCTCGGCCTCGCGATCGTCCGGTCGATCATGGACAATCACGGCGGCGAATGCGGCGTCGACAGCGACCCGGGCCGGCGTACGACGTTCTGGCTGCGCTTTCCGCGCCGGCCGGCCGAGCCGATACGGCCGGCGGCCATCCATACCTGA